Proteins encoded in a region of the Desulfobacteraceae bacterium genome:
- a CDS encoding flagellar basal body P-ring protein FlgI, whose product MTQNRTASRHRRPTSPMRALLAGVILLLTLLAGAPATAEAARIKDIAAVKGVRPNQLVGYGLVVGLNGSGDNNKTEFTIQSLVNMLERLNVHVDPNDVKVKNVAAVIVTASLPPFSRIGNKIDVLVSSIGDAKSLVGGTLLLTPLRGVDREVYALAQGPVSVGGFGATGTTGSAVTQNHLLAAKIPGGATVEKEIPFALAGRQELTLTLFQPDFTTAVRVSDAINQAMGGALASALDSGTLEVKVPGGFHDNLPGFLARIETLAVTPDSVARIVVNEKTGTVVMGENVRIATVAVAHGNLSISIQEAFDVSQPEP is encoded by the coding sequence ATGACCCAAAATAGGACGGCGTCCCGACATCGGCGGCCAACCAGCCCCATGCGGGCGCTGCTGGCGGGTGTCATCTTGCTGCTGACGCTGCTGGCGGGTGCTCCGGCTACAGCCGAAGCCGCGCGCATCAAGGATATCGCCGCCGTCAAGGGCGTGCGCCCCAACCAGCTGGTGGGCTACGGCCTGGTGGTGGGGTTGAACGGCAGCGGCGACAACAACAAGACCGAGTTTACCATCCAGTCCCTGGTCAACATGCTGGAGCGCTTGAACGTCCACGTGGACCCAAACGACGTCAAGGTCAAAAACGTGGCCGCCGTGATCGTCACCGCCAGCCTGCCGCCGTTTTCGCGCATCGGCAACAAGATCGACGTGTTGGTCTCCTCCATCGGCGACGCCAAAAGCCTGGTGGGCGGGACCCTGCTCCTGACCCCGCTGCGCGGGGTGGACCGCGAGGTTTACGCCCTGGCCCAGGGGCCGGTTTCGGTGGGAGGCTTCGGCGCCACGGGCACCACCGGCAGCGCGGTCACCCAGAACCATCTGCTGGCCGCCAAGATCCCGGGGGGTGCCACGGTCGAGAAGGAAATACCCTTTGCTCTCGCCGGGCGGCAGGAGCTGACGTTGACCCTTTTTCAGCCGGATTTCACCACCGCGGTGCGGGTTTCGGATGCTATCAACCAGGCCATGGGCGGCGCCCTGGCCAGCGCGCTGGACTCCGGGACCCTGGAGGTCAAGGTGCCCGGCGGCTTTCACGACAATCTCCCCGGCTTTCTGGCGCGTATTGAAACCCTTGCCGTGACCCCCGACAGCGTGGCCCGCATCGTGGTCAACGAAAAGACCGGGACCGTGGTGATGGGCGAAAATGTGCGGATCGCCACCGTGGCGGTGGCCCACGGCAACCTGAGCATTTCCATCCAGGAGGCCTTTGACGTCTCCCAGCCCGAACCG